In the genome of Streptomyces globosus, one region contains:
- a CDS encoding WecB/TagA/CpsF family glycosyltransferase, whose protein sequence is MTGHRDNTPYTDNSGHTDKATLFGITLDALTMDETVRRCLDAVRRGEQIEIGMVNAAKLVTMRRNPQLAAAVSGCDLVLADGQAVVWAGRVLGVRLPERVAGIDLFMRLLAAAEQADIPVYLLGAREHVLGLMLRRISEQFPALRVAGSRNGYFDDSEQGAVADAIAASGARMLFLGMTSPKKEIFTASFGKRTGADVVHGVGGSFDILAGVTKRAPQLWQRIGLEWFYRALQEPRRLGRRYLTTNTAFLLMTARELLRRTPSAGPSHGTGSANRSH, encoded by the coding sequence ACCCTCGACGCCCTGACCATGGACGAGACCGTGCGCCGCTGCCTGGACGCGGTGCGCCGCGGGGAGCAGATCGAGATCGGCATGGTCAACGCCGCGAAGCTGGTCACCATGCGGCGCAATCCGCAGCTCGCCGCCGCGGTGTCCGGCTGCGACCTGGTCCTGGCCGACGGCCAGGCCGTGGTCTGGGCCGGGCGCGTCCTCGGCGTACGCCTGCCCGAGCGCGTCGCCGGCATCGACCTGTTCATGCGGCTCCTCGCCGCAGCCGAGCAGGCGGACATCCCGGTGTACCTCCTGGGCGCCCGCGAGCACGTCCTCGGCCTGATGCTGCGCCGGATCTCCGAGCAGTTCCCCGCCCTCCGCGTCGCCGGCAGCCGCAACGGCTACTTCGACGACTCCGAGCAGGGGGCCGTTGCCGACGCGATCGCGGCAAGCGGCGCGCGCATGCTGTTCCTCGGCATGACGTCCCCCAAGAAGGAGATCTTCACGGCCTCCTTCGGCAAGCGCACCGGCGCCGACGTCGTGCACGGGGTCGGCGGGTCCTTCGACATCCTGGCGGGCGTCACGAAGCGGGCCCCGCAGCTCTGGCAGCGCATCGGGCTCGAATGGTTCTACCGCGCCCTCCAGGAGCCCCGCCGCCTCGGCAGGCGCTACCTCACCACCAACACCGCCTTCCTCCTCATGACGGCCCGGGAGCTCCTCCGCCGTACGCCGTCTGCCGGTCCCTCGCACGGGACCGGTTCCGCGAACAGGAGTCACTGA
- a CDS encoding nucleotide sugar dehydrogenase, with the protein MRVVVVGQGYVGLPLAVRAAEVGHQVIGYDVDARRVKSLAAGESYVEDVSSERLGRALNRGTYRPTELARDCGGFDTAVVTVPTPLQDGAPDLRYIEESARTLARYLRPGATVVLESTTYPGTTEELFGPLLEDGSGLTAGADFHLGYSPERIDPGNTTWGFQQTPKVVSGVDAASLKAVEAFYGELVDKTVPVRSPKEAELAKLLENTFRHVNIALVNEIAMFARHLDIDVWQAIEAASSKPFGFMKFTPGPGVGGHCLPIDPSYLSWRVQRELGQSFRFVELANDINSHMPEYVTRRVMDALNARRRSVNGSRILLLGLAYKKNTGDARESPAVRISQLLLDLGAKVRAADPHVVEDVAVDARLVRVEPTRRELSAADVVVLLTDHDSFDYAMVTEHASLVLDCRNRLSGPTVEVL; encoded by the coding sequence ATGCGCGTCGTCGTCGTGGGACAGGGATACGTGGGCCTTCCGCTGGCCGTTCGGGCAGCGGAGGTCGGACACCAGGTGATCGGGTACGACGTCGACGCGCGGCGCGTCAAGAGCCTCGCCGCCGGCGAGTCGTACGTGGAGGACGTCTCCTCCGAGCGGCTCGGCCGGGCGCTGAACCGCGGCACGTACCGTCCCACCGAACTCGCCCGGGACTGCGGGGGCTTCGACACCGCGGTCGTCACGGTGCCGACCCCGCTCCAGGACGGTGCGCCCGACCTGCGCTACATCGAGGAGTCGGCCCGCACCCTGGCCCGCTACCTCCGGCCGGGTGCGACGGTCGTCCTGGAGTCCACCACCTATCCCGGCACCACCGAGGAGCTCTTCGGCCCCCTCCTGGAGGACGGCTCCGGCCTGACGGCCGGCGCCGACTTCCACCTCGGGTACAGCCCCGAGCGCATCGACCCCGGCAACACGACGTGGGGCTTCCAGCAGACCCCCAAGGTCGTCTCCGGTGTGGACGCCGCCTCCCTCAAGGCCGTGGAGGCCTTCTACGGGGAGCTCGTCGACAAGACGGTCCCGGTGCGCTCCCCCAAGGAGGCCGAGCTCGCCAAGCTGCTGGAGAACACCTTCCGGCACGTCAACATCGCCCTCGTCAACGAGATCGCCATGTTCGCCCGCCACCTCGACATCGACGTCTGGCAGGCCATCGAGGCGGCCTCCAGCAAGCCCTTCGGGTTCATGAAGTTCACCCCGGGGCCGGGCGTGGGCGGCCACTGCCTGCCCATCGACCCGTCGTACCTGTCCTGGCGGGTCCAGCGCGAACTCGGCCAGAGCTTCCGCTTCGTGGAGCTCGCCAACGACATCAACAGCCACATGCCCGAGTACGTCACCCGCCGCGTGATGGACGCCCTCAACGCGCGCCGCCGCTCCGTCAACGGCTCCCGGATCCTCCTCCTGGGGCTCGCGTACAAGAAGAACACCGGCGACGCCCGCGAGTCTCCGGCCGTCCGCATCTCCCAGCTCCTCCTCGACCTGGGGGCCAAGGTGCGCGCCGCCGACCCGCACGTCGTCGAGGACGTCGCGGTGGACGCCCGGCTGGTCCGGGTGGAGCCGACGCGCAGGGAGCTGTCCGCCGCCGACGTGGTCGTGCTCCTCACCGACCACGACTCCTTCGACTACGCCATGGTCACCGAGCACGCCTCCCTCGTCCTGGACTGCCGCAACCGGCTCTCCGGCCCCACCGTGGAGGTGCTCTGA
- the wecB gene encoding non-hydrolyzing UDP-N-acetylglucosamine 2-epimerase codes for MPRIICVAGARPNYMKVKPVMDALERHGADVVLVHTGQHYDTSMNDVFFRDLGIRPPDRHLGAGSGSHAEQTGRVMAAFEPLLAELAPDAVVVVGDVNSTLACALVTAKAGPLLAHVEAGLRSRDWSMPEEVNRVATDRVSDYLLAPSADAAANLRAEGYREDQVHVVGNVMIDTLRANLERARSSDVLDRYGLTRGRYGLATLHRPANVDDPDALRGLLKALGRIGERCPLVLPVHPRAEQRLHAVGVPAGIRLVPPAGYLDFLALQDSARVVLTDSGGVQEETTALGVPCVTLRDNTERPVTVEEGTNVLAGTDPERITATVHRVLDDPPAPRCPALWDGRAGERIARVLLDGGTARTRPRPTDLVRGAA; via the coding sequence ATGCCCCGGATCATCTGCGTGGCCGGAGCCCGGCCCAACTACATGAAGGTCAAACCGGTGATGGACGCACTGGAGAGGCACGGCGCCGACGTCGTGCTCGTCCACACCGGGCAGCACTACGACACGTCGATGAACGACGTCTTCTTCCGCGACCTCGGCATCCGGCCGCCCGACCGGCACCTCGGGGCCGGGTCGGGCAGCCACGCCGAGCAGACGGGCCGGGTGATGGCGGCCTTCGAACCGCTCCTCGCCGAGCTGGCGCCGGACGCGGTCGTGGTCGTCGGCGACGTCAACTCCACCCTGGCCTGCGCCCTGGTCACCGCCAAGGCCGGCCCGCTCCTCGCGCATGTCGAGGCGGGCCTGCGCAGCCGGGACTGGAGCATGCCGGAGGAGGTGAACCGGGTCGCCACGGACCGGGTCAGCGACTACCTGCTCGCCCCGTCCGCCGACGCGGCGGCGAACCTGCGGGCGGAGGGGTACCGGGAGGACCAGGTCCACGTCGTCGGCAACGTCATGATCGACACCCTGCGCGCCAACCTGGAGCGGGCCCGCAGCTCGGACGTACTGGACCGGTACGGCCTCACCCGCGGCCGCTACGGCCTGGCCACCCTGCACCGGCCCGCCAACGTCGACGACCCGGACGCGCTGCGCGGCCTGCTCAAGGCCCTGGGGCGGATCGGCGAGCGGTGCCCGCTGGTGCTGCCCGTCCACCCGCGGGCCGAACAGCGGCTGCACGCGGTCGGCGTGCCCGCCGGGATCCGCCTGGTGCCGCCCGCCGGGTACCTCGACTTCCTCGCGCTGCAGGACTCCGCCCGCGTGGTGCTCACCGACTCCGGGGGCGTCCAGGAGGAGACGACCGCGCTGGGCGTGCCCTGCGTGACCCTGCGGGACAACACGGAGCGGCCGGTCACCGTCGAAGAGGGCACCAACGTCCTCGCCGGCACCGATCCCGAGCGGATCACCGCCACCGTCCACCGGGTCCTCGACGACCCGCCCGCGCCCCGCTGCCCCGCGCTCTGGGACGGCCGGGCAGGCGAGCGCATCGCCCGCGTGCTCCTGGACGGGGGCACGGCGCGGACCCGGCCGCGGCCGACGGACCTCGTACGGGGGGCGGCGTAG
- a CDS encoding chain length determinant protein has translation MDLAEIWRVMCRRWYVLLPGLLLTAALTAGVYLLVPVEYRSQSTVTLLNSRKATEAFDGNPFLSTQASLTGMADGLARNLNSDESRAALKSQGLTGTYEAKIADNAQGPFMWLSVTGTEPARVLKSDELLTAYAERRLNEFQAAQKVPAEAMIRMATIVPPQKPQAQTKTRVQYLAMAGALGFVLSLVATFFVEARVRGRADRARSQDAP, from the coding sequence ATGGATCTCGCGGAGATCTGGCGGGTCATGTGCAGACGCTGGTACGTACTGCTGCCCGGACTGCTGCTCACGGCCGCGCTGACCGCCGGCGTGTACCTGCTCGTCCCGGTGGAGTACCGCTCCCAGAGCACCGTGACGCTGCTCAACTCCAGGAAGGCCACGGAGGCCTTCGACGGCAACCCCTTCCTCAGCACCCAGGCCTCGCTGACCGGCATGGCCGACGGCCTGGCCCGCAACCTCAACTCCGACGAGTCGCGCGCCGCCCTGAAGTCCCAGGGCCTCACCGGGACATACGAGGCGAAGATCGCCGACAACGCGCAGGGCCCCTTCATGTGGCTCAGCGTCACCGGCACCGAGCCGGCCCGCGTCCTGAAGTCGGACGAGCTGCTCACCGCCTACGCCGAGAGGCGGCTGAACGAGTTCCAGGCCGCCCAGAAGGTGCCCGCGGAGGCGATGATCCGCATGGCGACGATCGTTCCGCCGCAGAAGCCGCAGGCGCAGACGAAAACGCGGGTCCAGTACCTCGCCATGGCGGGCGCGCTCGGCTTCGTGCTGAGCCTGGTCGCGACGTTCTTCGTGGAGGCCCGCGTCCGCGGCCGCGCCGACCGGGCCCGTTCGCAGGACGCGCCGTGA
- a CDS encoding oligosaccharide flippase family protein yields MTAPGPGAAPPQPPPAAAPSLGRKVGAAARWSLVNTVVMRLGNFATGIILARWFLGPEAWGVYGLAQTVLLVLLSANELGVTLALVRWEGDPRRFAPTVLTLSTAASCALYAALFAAAPAVARVLGSPEASAVLRVMCVCVVLDGLSQVPAGILTREFAQGRRMAVDGVNFVLSTGVTLLLAVQGWGAMSFAWGSVAGNAAALAGCCLAAPGTLRFGWDRAQARALLRFGLPLAGASLLALGVVNVDTMVVGSTLDQLALGFYVLAFNMSGWPVRIISEAARRVSFAGFSRLAETPGALADGFARGLGIVMTGTVPLCVLLAALAAPLVELVYGARWLPAAAALPWLMGLGLIRIGCELAYDCLVAVGRRRLLIGVQGLWLVLLVPVLVAGAGAGGIVGVAQGHVVVAGAVVVPVFLYALRRAGVGLGSVGRACAWPAAGGVVMAAAVTGLHRLLGDGVPALLATGAAGTLCYAVCVLPSLGHLRGAGRRAPAAPADNDGG; encoded by the coding sequence GTGACGGCCCCGGGGCCCGGCGCCGCGCCTCCTCAGCCGCCACCGGCCGCCGCCCCCTCCCTGGGCCGCAAGGTCGGCGCGGCCGCACGCTGGAGCCTGGTCAACACGGTCGTCATGCGCCTCGGCAACTTCGCGACCGGCATCATCCTGGCCCGGTGGTTCCTCGGCCCGGAGGCCTGGGGCGTGTACGGGCTCGCGCAGACGGTGCTGCTGGTGCTGCTCTCCGCGAACGAGCTCGGCGTCACCCTCGCGCTCGTCCGCTGGGAGGGCGACCCGCGCCGCTTCGCCCCGACCGTCCTCACCCTGAGCACCGCCGCCAGCTGCGCCCTGTACGCCGCCCTGTTCGCGGCGGCCCCGGCGGTCGCCCGGGTGCTCGGCTCGCCCGAGGCGTCCGCGGTACTCCGGGTGATGTGCGTGTGCGTCGTCCTCGACGGGCTGTCCCAGGTGCCGGCCGGCATCCTCACCCGGGAGTTCGCGCAGGGCCGCCGGATGGCCGTCGACGGCGTCAACTTCGTCCTCAGCACCGGCGTCACCCTGCTGCTGGCCGTGCAGGGCTGGGGCGCAATGAGCTTCGCGTGGGGCTCCGTCGCCGGGAACGCCGCCGCCCTCGCCGGATGCTGCCTGGCCGCGCCGGGCACGCTCCGCTTCGGCTGGGACCGGGCGCAGGCGCGTGCCCTGCTGCGCTTCGGGCTGCCGCTCGCCGGGGCGAGCCTGCTCGCACTCGGCGTGGTCAACGTCGACACCATGGTGGTGGGATCCACGCTGGACCAGCTCGCGCTGGGCTTCTACGTCCTCGCCTTCAACATGTCCGGCTGGCCGGTGCGGATCATCTCCGAGGCGGCCCGCCGCGTCTCGTTCGCCGGGTTCTCCCGGCTGGCCGAGACGCCGGGGGCGCTGGCGGACGGGTTCGCGCGGGGCCTGGGCATCGTGATGACCGGCACGGTCCCGCTGTGTGTGCTGCTCGCCGCGCTCGCCGCGCCGCTCGTGGAGCTCGTCTACGGCGCGCGGTGGCTGCCCGCCGCGGCGGCCCTGCCGTGGCTGATGGGGCTCGGCCTGATCCGGATCGGCTGCGAGCTCGCGTACGACTGCCTCGTCGCGGTCGGGCGCCGCCGGCTGCTCATCGGCGTGCAGGGCCTGTGGCTGGTCCTCCTCGTCCCGGTGCTGGTCGCGGGCGCCGGGGCGGGCGGGATCGTCGGGGTCGCCCAGGGACACGTCGTGGTGGCGGGCGCGGTCGTCGTGCCGGTGTTCCTCTACGCCCTGCGCCGGGCCGGCGTCGGCCTGGGCTCGGTCGGCCGGGCGTGCGCCTGGCCCGCGGCCGGCGGGGTCGTGATGGCCGCCGCGGTGACCGGCCTGCACCGGCTGCTGGGCGACGGCGTACCGGCCCTGCTCGCGACCGGCGCGGCCGGGACGCTCTGCTACGCGGTGTGCGTCCTGCCGAGCCTGGGACACCTGCGCGGTGCCGGACGGCGGGCACCCGCCGCACCGGCCGACAACGACGGAGGCTGA